One window of the Babesia bovis T2Bo chromosome 2, whole genome shotgun sequence genome contains the following:
- a CDS encoding putative H/ACA ribonucleoprotein complex subunit GAR1 — protein sequence MLSRGRGSGRGGGLSAKRGGRGGRGGSGGYQGYSGPPAEVIEAGTVIHDCEEQLLIKSKLSTCVPYFNGRIFLANKQEIGKVDEILGPINEYFFSVSLLDGFKAKSFAKDSMVYIDPQQTLPVSRFTSKTPSSLLGHKKRSVIKDKSFKRPGIGRGGRGGSFGLGRGNSMSFRGTMSRGRGSGFRGRGH from the exons ATGCTGTCGCGTGGTAGAGGTAGCGGCCGCGGCGGTGGCTTGAGTGCCAAGCGCGGTGGAAGGGGAGGCAGAGGCGGCTCTGGCGGTTATCAAG GTTACAGCGGACCGCCTGCTGAGGTTATAG AGGCTGGAACCGTGATTCATGACTGCGAGGAGCAACTGTTGATCAAAAGCAAGCTATCAACTTGCGTACCATATTTTAATGGTCGCATCTTTTTGGCCAACAAGCAGGAAATTGGCAAGGTTGATGAGATTCTAGGTCCGATAAACGAATAC TTTTTTTCTGTATCGCTGCTTGACGGTTTTAAGGCCAAGTCTTTTGCTAAGGATTCTATGGTGTACATTGATCCTCAGCAAACTTTACCGGTATCAAGATTCACCTCTAAAACTCCATCATCCCTCTTGGGGCATAAGAAGCGTTCTGTCATAAAAGACAAATCCTTTAAACGTCCAGGTATCGGTCGCGGTGGACGTGGCGGTTCATTTGGTTTGGGCAGGGGTAATTCTATGTCCTTTAGGGGTACTATGTCCCGTGGCAGGGGTAGCGGCTTCCGTGGTCGTGGCCATTAA
- a CDS encoding ribosomal RNA large subunit FtsJ-like methyltransferase family protein codes for MRAFKVRNPATTHSAEWIRRQITDHYTKKAQVDQYRSRAAYKLQELDDRYLLFRKNQIIVELGCYPGGWAQVCLERSLTGASNSKVIGIDRLHMDHIANYDFIKGDINDQSTQAQLFSALQGAKADLVLSDLAPSCTGIKQDDHLNSTELCMQAAALMERIIAVNGSFVVKIFMGGQLNNYRTYLQSQFNTVHSAKPQASRSESREMYFVCKGFLGTRNIAGDVQIRGSYYPKEGRL; via the exons ATGAGAGCCTTCAAAGTACGCAACCCAGCAACCACGCACAGCGCTGAGTGGATTCGCCGCCAAATTACAGATCACTACACAAAGAAGGCACAAGTG GATCAATATCGCAGTAGAGCAGCGTATAAGTTACAGGAACTGGATGACCGATACCTTCTGTTCCGTAAAAACCAGATAATCGTAGAACTAGGATGTTACCCAGGTGGTTGGGCACAGGTGTGTCTAGAGCGGTCTTTAACAGGTGCCTCCAACTCCAAAGTTATAGGTATAGATCGCTTGCATATGGACCATATCGCTAATTATGACTTTATCAAAGGAGATATAAATGATCAAAGTACACAAGCACAACTGTTCAGCGCACTCCAAGGTGCCAAAGCAGACTTGGTGCTCAGCGATCTGGCACCCTCCTGTACAGGTATAAAGCAAGACGACCACTTGAACTCCACGGAACTCTGTATGCAGGCAGCGGCACTTATGGAACGTATCATCGCAGTCAATGGCTCTTTCGTTGTCAAAATATTCATGGGAGGCCAATTGAATAACTATCGCACATATCTACAGTCCCAGTTCAACACCGTACACTCAGCTAAACCACAAGCGTCGCGCTCGGAATCTCGCGAAATGTACTTTGTCTGCAAGGGCTTCCTAGGAACTCGCAATATAGCTGGCGATGTGCAGATCCGAGGCAGCTACTATCCCAAAGAAGGTAGATTATAA